Sequence from the Peromyscus maniculatus bairdii isolate BWxNUB_F1_BW_parent chromosome 11, HU_Pman_BW_mat_3.1, whole genome shotgun sequence genome:
ACTGTTCAAAAGACAACTTGTAAACCATGCAAAAGTTGATCTTGAATTGTAAAGCATAGACCCTATTTGGAAGTatgaaagcaaaaaataaatgtaatatgcTGATCACTAATGGGCTTAGATGCACATGACTGCAGAATAGCAAGCACTTCAACAGTGTATTTGATCCCAGATGCTTCAAACTGGTCATCTTCTATTCAGCCACATTTATGTCTTTTACGGTCACGTGAGCTAAGTGATAAACATCTTGCTATTTCAATATTTTGGAATGCCACAACTAAACTGTGAATGCACACTACAAATCCTTGAGCTAGGAGTTTTCAAAACCAGCATGTTTATTGCTGCCACAGCCTTACCTTAATAGAAAACCATCCTTCAGTTTTCATTTAAAAGGTGGTTACTAGGAATGCAGAAAGGGAAAGTTTTTCATGTGTTCATCACTTTAAACCTGCTGAGTGGCAACCCGGTCGCTTTACaatgaaaaccagaaacaatAGTGCAATCTGAAACAATCTACGCACTCAGGATAAGTGGAGGGTAAGGTTCAAAGAAAAGCTGTAGATAAATCCTCTGCTACCAAACCCTTGAATTTGGGCTGGGGCTCGCTCTCTCgcgctctgttttgttttcatccaTTAGCTCATCTTCTACTCAGCTTTTTGGTATCTTCGTTCCCACACTTGCTTcactcaacaggaaggaaatgaaatccCATTCACTGGTTTTGTGCCTTGTTCCATCATACCTTCCTAAAGACTCAGAAGCAAGTGCCCTTAATTAATCACCTAAGAATTACGTCTGGATAGCTCAACTCCATAAACTTACTGTGGATATCTAAAGAGGACCAAAGATCCTACTGAGTCACATACCCTGGCGCTATATTGGATAAACTTGTCAAAAACGCATTTCCTGAAACAAAAAGGGAGGTGGGCAGCTGACCTAGGATAGACGGGGACTGGGAATGCAACGGAGCCCGAGGAAAGGGAAGAAACGCCGGCCTTTTAACACAGACGGCCTGTGATCCTTACCGTACACCCGGACCCAGCTCTGCTGCTGACACACCGACTCCAGAAGGATCCGATCCAGCATGCCACCGGCCACTGCCCCGCTGACTGGGACGACCGCGTCCAGATCCTCCGGGGGCAGCGGCGAGTCAGACTCCAGCCCCGAGAACATCTCCGGCCACGACAGCGCCTCCGCGGCTCCTCCGGACGACGGGGAGAGCTCCATGGTGTCCCGGAGAGgagcaggcggcggcggcggcggcgggtcgGGCTCCCTGGCTGCGGGAAAGGGACGACGGCGCGGCCACCAGCGCCCGAGCGGCCGCGGGCGCGGACGCCGCTCACCTCCTTCCCCGCCGCCCACCGCCCGAGGGCCGGGCGCTGCAGCCCACCTGCAAGCGGAGGGTGGGACCCGGGCCGGGAGGCGGGTCCAGCGTGGCCCCGAGCGGAGGCGGGACCCGGCTCAGGTGCGGGTCCGGAGCGGACGCGGAGCACCGGGGAGCGCGGGCTCGCCTCCCGCCCCCGCGGAGCCCTCCTCAGCCCCCGCGGGCGCGTCCGAGGGCGGCCCGGGCTCGGGCTGAGGATGGAGCGCGGCCAGGCAGGGCTGGGCTCGGGGGCGTCGCCGCCAGGGGCCGCCCCCTCTGACcggctcccgccgccgccgccgccgcctcaggGGCTCAGAGCGTCCGGCTCCCTCAGCCTGAGGGGCGCGCCCGGCCCGGCTGCGGTCCGCCTGGCGTCTCCTGGCTCCTGCGGAACGCGCAGGCCGGCCCGCTAACTCTCAGGCCGCCGCTCCGGCCGCTGCTCGGGCTCCGGCTCGCGCTCCTCTGAAAAGCCCACAAGCCCGGCAAGCCGCGgcgctggcggcggcggcggcggcggcggcgggcggcatCCCAGGGTGATAGGCCGGAGCAATCGAGAGCCGAGCGCGCGGCCGCGTGTGCAATCCAGTAACCGAGCGGAGGAGGAACTGCCGCCGAAGACAGCAAAAATCGGGTACCGACTCACTCATCGGGCCAGGCCCGCCCACTTCCCTAAGACTGTCCCGCCCGACCACCTCTCGGTGCCGGGATCCTTGAGCGGctgctggaggcagaggcggtgTGGGGAGGCGGAGAGAAAAGGGGGTGCGGGAAATTTAAAAAGATGGGAAAGGCGCTTCCCTTTTTTTCTGAGCCCCTTCCCTGTTGACTTCTGGGCCAACGCTCCTTTCTTCTCGAACGAAGAAATTGAAGACCCCGCTTTATTGAACAGCCGCCTTAGGGGAAACGCCATCATTCTTCCAGAAGGGAGATCTGGCCCCGGTTCTTGGATTCTGAAATCAGTGCGAGAACCCCGCTTTGCGCCCTGTCCGCCCTGGAGTTGGATTTGTCATCAGTTTAGAATAGCTTGGCTACGATGTGTggtgtggatggatggacgggCCTCGCAAGTACATGAAATGCCCCAAAGCCCCGGCATTAACCAAACAAGCTTCTCTTTTTTTGCCTTTGATCTTTGTGCAATctgttggctttctcttttcttttaacagtctcacttgtgttttatttttggtttatttgtaaACTGTCTGCCTCCTTAACGGTGGATTCATTTTGTGCCCACCCAAGAGATTGCaggcaaaataatagtaataatttcaAATAGAACACTAGCAACTGAAACTGTATTGGCACATCACGATATTCAAAAATTCATGAACGTGGCCATTTCAAACCGAGCAGAAGTTTTCCGTAATTAgatgatgctttaaaaaaaaaaatcttttggggGAGAATTATAGTTTTGTGTCCCAACCCACGCCAGCCCTCGTTTCTCTCTATGAACAATAAGACCTCTATAAGAGGCCAGTCTAGTTTTTGGCATTCTGGTGTGTTTTGGGCTTTATGGGAGTTAGAGGATGCATTTTGTAAATTCTCCCAACTCTTACCTAGAGTAATAGCATTTCAAAGCAAGAAGTGACGTTAGAGCTCCTCTCATCCTGCCTCTGGTTTAACAGGTGCAAACAGGACAGTCCAGGTTACCTGGCAAAGCAACCACCAGTGCAACAGGTACATCTACAAGCTCTCAATGATGCCGATTTCTTCCACTTTGATCCTTCAAGAACTCTGTGATTAGACTTGTTGATCTGTTGCTTGGCGATATAATGGAGTGATCCCTCCTAGTACGTAGAAACCCACTTGCTTGCCATCAGTTGTCCAATTCCAACCCATCATACATTCTTTATTAAATGAGAAGTGTTGAATCGAGGAGTTACAGGGCCCCCGCAAAACTGGGAGGGGGGTTGGTTTATtgtggttagttttttgttttttggtggtggtggtggtggtttttttgttgttgttgtttgttcattctggttttttttggggggggttgtgttttgttttgttttgttttgttttgtttttcacagggttcctctgtgtaacagccctggctgtcctggaacttgctttgtagaccaggctggctttgaactcccagagattcacctgcctctgcctcctgagtactaggactgtgaaccaccatgcccagatcatCTCCAGTTTGTAAAGGTCTTTGAAAGGACATTGCTCCTTTGCTGtagcgggagggagggagagaaaacccTCAGGATATGGTTTTCATTTGTATTAAATTATTGTTGATGTCTCAAAGAGTAAGTGAAAATGGGCATCAGACATACAAATCTGAGTATCTACTATATATATGGCATGTATTTACCCAAGCAATTATCCCTAAAGCAGCATTAGGAGTGGTACATAAAATTCAGAATTTCTTATTTTCAGAATTTGCTCTCAGTGTCATCATCCATGTTAAGAAAACAGCTCCGCCAAACTCCCATCAATCCTGCTTTTATAATAACCCACTGTCTTTATCCAGACCACTAAAGTGCTGGGCCCTACTTCACTTTGTCATCCTGAGCTCAGTCTAGCTTCAGGTCATCATCTAATTACCTAAGTAATAATATATGTCTGGAATTTATCTAATGTCTCTagctaatttaaaagaaaatactttcaaaacaTAAACAGTAATAATAACAGTAAATAATTCTGTGACAGAAgcagagtttttaaaaatcatctttggccAATGGGAAACAAGTTGAAGCATGGAGTAATATTAAACAGTATATCTGAAGATAACTAGATTAAAATGCTAGCCTTCTAAATGGCAGGATGGCATATGCCTAGAATGCCTACTGgagagtagaggcaggaggatcaggagtcagGGTCACCCTTAGGTACATAGAGACTTGGAGACCAACCTGGCTACTTGACTCTGGACAAAATACAAACAGGAAACTTTTAGTggcctaatttttaaaatttattaatctgcattcttaaggatttttgttttgccGCAGGTGGAGTTCTGATATTTGTGGAAAATGTGTATTTTTGCAAGtgatatcattaaaaaataatatagagaAAAAAGTTGTAAACCAGTTTACATTGGTAGACATAGTTAATGCTGCTTGAATTTGTACCTGTGGCATCTCTGTGATATAATCCCGGATTTTAAGGTGAAGACAGACTTTTGAGTGATAAAAATCTTAGTTTGCAGACAGACCTTGATGTATGAACGACAAAAGAGCTGGAGATTCATTTCCTTACCTGAGGCCTCCCATTTGCTTTGCTCTCTTTTAGAGACCTTTAGAGATGATCAGCACGTGCATAGTCATTGGAACTCTTAGCccccaaaatcaaaccaaacaactAGGACAAGTGGGAACTGAAATTGGGAACCTGTGGAAGGATGTGAGGATTGAGGGAGGAGTTACCTAGTTGATGATCTAAAAATCAAAATCTAGGAACAGTTTGAGATTTCTAAAACATTGGTTGTGAGTATATATCACTAATCTTAAGGAGAGATGAGGATTTGATTCTTGGCAGTCACCACTTAAAGGGTAGGTGTGTGCTTGTTCGTCTCCCCATCCATTTGTTAGAAAATGCACATACCTCAGGAGGTCCCTCATTTTGTataccctccccctttctctcaaCAAATAATCCCATAAACAGGAAGCCAACTTTTCAGCTGTGGCGTGTCAGAACTCCCTTCCAGTATTCCCTTTCTTCTTGAACATAGGCACCTAGCACTTTCCTGATTGCATTCTAGAGTATTGGTCATAAGGGAAAGTTTTCAGCCTTCCCATATATCTCTAATTCCCTGATAATCCAAGCACTTGTATGACTGAAAGTGTCAGCTGAATAATGTTGAGTTTGGGAGACCCATCTCTACCCATCTGCAGTGCTGAGGTCCAGTCAGTAGTTTATAAATGTTGAATGCTCCACCAAGATGGCATTTCCTGGATATCAGACTCAATGCTTCacatataatctctctctctcttttttttttttttttttttttggtttttcgagacatggtttctctgcgtagctttgcacctttcctggaactcgctttggagaccaggctggcctcgaactcacagagatccgcctgcctctgtctcccgagtgctgggattaaaggtgtgcgccaccaccgcccggccacatatAATCTCTTTATGTTCTCCCTTTCCCTCACCCAAACAGCCATCCCATCTCTAATTTATTAGAAAGGAACTAGTAGATTCGACTTCATATTTACAGAGCACTAgtcatctgacaccctcacaccccAGACCTGATTAGCTGTCCTCTTTTCCCTGGGGACTTTCCACTTACAGTTTTATCTTACCTTCCTTATAGGTGCACTATCATAAATCATAGTTCAGACCAGATCACATCTAAAACGAATTTTAAAGTCCTTGTTGcctacaaaagaaaaatgcaaaaccaTCCCAAGTTTAAAGGGACCACTCAAATGTGGTCCCAATATCATTGGGACCTCCTGGCCTCTATGCATCCAACTGGCATGGCTCACTACCCCAAAATACCCAGATCTTTCCTTACTCCTACCTTCAAGGAAGCAACTCAACAAATGCTGCTGATCAAGTCGTTCCTTATTCTTCAAGCTATCAATGACCTAAGCTTCCTCTGAGTTCCCATACCATTTGTTCCTGTTTCACTTCTGGGATCAATCATAATGAATATTGTGGTATAGTCCTTTGTGTGACTCTTAATATACACATAAGAGGCTCCAAACACTGTGAACGCAGAGACTGCGTCATACATGTTTATTTCCCTACACCATCTTTCTCATATCAGACTTACATTGATATCAGAAACCAGGAAACAAGAAGCTAGATTAAGAGACAATGAAAACTTTGTTTGGTTCTTAGACATGTGGGACTGCAAAAGACATTAAAAACCAGTTTAATCAGTCCAGTCATTCCATTCATTTTCTGTCCTGCCCCTCCTCAGTTGAAAATAAACATACCTTGCTAAGTATGATGGTGAATGCCTGTAGTCCTAGCTACTGAGTAGGATCAACTAAGTTGGAGACCAGCATGAGCCATACAGTGAGATCCCATCTTGAAATGAATTAGAATGAACACATCTAGACCCTGAAAAATAACtagacttgcccaaggtcatatAACTAGAGACATAGGAAGAAGTCAGAGTTGAGTCTTCTGAATCTCAACCCATCCAGTCCAAAGCTTGAGTGCTTCCCACCCTTTTCTGTCCCTTTCTAAATAGCTACTTTTCTTATTGATGAAGGTTTTCTCAGCAAAGCAATTTTATTCTCTTACATATTACTTAAGCTTAAAGCATTTGTGCCACATTCTTGGCCCCACATATAATTTTAGCaaaattatgctttttttttttaaccaaaggaCCAAACAGAGACATCAGAGAAACATCTGGTCTGATTCATCAGGGCAACAGCAACATTTCTATTTATACATGAGCACAGCCCTATCTTTGTAGCTCTCAGCTGTTGCTCATTGCTCAGTGTGTTCCCCCTTTCAACCTTGTCTGTCCCTCATCAAGACAGCATCCTGCATCCTGGGTTGTAAGCAGAA
This genomic interval carries:
- the LOC143267743 gene encoding uncharacterized protein LOC143267743, giving the protein MERGQAGLGSGASPPGAAPSDRLPPPPPPPQGLRASGSLSLRGAPGRRSGRCSGSGSRSSEKPTSPASRGAGGGGGGGGGRHPRVIGRSNREPSARPRVQSSNRAEEELPPKTAKIGYRLTHRARPAHFPKTVPPDHLSVPGSLSGCWRQRRCGEAERKGGAGNLKRWERRFPFFLSPFPVDFWANAPFFSNEEIEDPALLNSRLRGNAIILPEGRSGPGSWILKSVREPRFAPCPPWSWICHQFRIAWLRCVVWMDGRASQSNSISKQEVTLELLSSCLWFNRCKQDSPGYLAKQPPVQQTWTTLIFNKWFCLLLLEENLKSPTHQDQA